One Microcaecilia unicolor chromosome 4, aMicUni1.1, whole genome shotgun sequence genomic region harbors:
- the LOC115468377 gene encoding P2Y purinoceptor 2-like, with product MANFPTTTRWAGLIPNVTNSSDSGNPYRCMFDEDFKYILLPVSYGIVFCVGLILNVLSLYLFIFRIKPWKASTTYMFNLALSDTLYVVSLPLLIYYYSKENHWPFGVALCKIVRFLFYTNLYCSIFFLLSISIHRFLGVCYPIQSLHWGHVRYARIVSVIVWITVIGFQSPVLFFARTSMNGDEIICHDTTSSELFDQFVDYSSVCLALLFCVPFTVIIICYSLMARTLMRPSSATSTPSKSKKKSIKMIIIVLVVFIICFLPFHVNRTLYYYFRKEELNCDTLNAINIAYKVTRPLASANSCLDPILYFLAGQAFRRSLPARKKARHITNRFAPPVKMGAGQENNRQSAITRM from the coding sequence ATGGCGAACTTCCCGACAACAACCCGGTGGGCCGGACTGATACCGAACGTAACAAACTCCAGTGATAGTGGGAATCCGTACAGGTGCATGTTTGATGAAGATTTCAAGTACATTCTTCTTCCTGTGTCCTATGGGATTGTGTTTTGTGTTGGACTGATCCTCAATGTCCTATCTCTTTACCTGTTCATCTTCAGGATTAAACCATGGAAAGCCTCCACCACATACATGTTCAATTTGGCTCTATCAGACACTTTGTACGTTGTGTCCCTTCCATTGTTGATATATTACTACTCCAAGGAAAACCACTGGCCCTTCGGCGTGGCCTTGTGCAAAATAGTTCGTTTCCTGTTCTACACCAACCTCTACTGCAGTATATTCTTCCTCCTGAGTATCAGTATTCACCGTTTCCTGGGTGTCTGCTACCCCATTCAGTCGCTGCACTGGGGACATGTCCGCTATGCAAGGATTGTATCTGTCATTGTCTGGATCACCGTAATCGGGTTTCAGTCCCCAGTGCTCTTCTTTGCCAGGACCAGCATGAATGGTGATGAGATCATCTGCCATGACACCACCAGCTCGGAACTGTTTGACCAATTTGTCGACTACAGTTCGGTGTGCCTGGCTTTGCTGTTTTGTGTCCCCTTCACGGTCATCATCATTTGCTACAGTTTAATGGCTCGGACTCTGATGCGGCCCAGTTCAGCAACCTCAACGCCTTCAAAatccaaaaaaaagtccattaaaATGATCATCATTGTTCTTGTTGTTTTCATTATCTGCTTCTTACCTTTCCATGTCAACCGCACTCTGTATTATTACTTTCGGAAAGAAGAACTTAACTGTGACACTCTAAATGCCATAAACATTGCCTATAAAGTAACTCGGCCCTTGGCCAGTGCTAACAGCTGCTTGGACCCTATTTTGTACTTTTTAGCGGGGCAAGCCTTTCGAAGGAGTCTCCCAGCTAGGAAAAAGGCCAGACACATTACAAATCGTTTTGCTCCACCTGTAAAGATGGGAGCTGGGCAAGAGAACAACAGACAATCAGCCATAACTAGGATGTGA